In Natronobacterium texcoconense, the genomic window AGACGATCCCCGATGCCGCCATCGCAGCCGACGTTGGCCCCGGTCGGGCGCGATACTGGAAGGACGCTTTCGACGGCTTTCACCCCGATCACGCGCGCCGCGCGATGGAACGAGCCTGCGAGATCGGCTTTCTCGAACGCGAACGCCGCAAGGGTCGTGAGTACGTCCGTCAGGTCACGCGGTACCCGGACTGGTACGGCCGCATCGTCGGCATCGAGAACAAACCCGATCTCGGGCGGCCGGGCGACCTCGAGTCACAGCTTCGAACCGACGTCAGTCTCGGACTCGTCGACGAGGTCGTGCTCGCGACCGAGAGCTACGTCACGCGCGCACATCTGAATCGCATCCCCGAGGAAGTCGGCGTCTGGCGCGTCCACCGAAACGAGACGGGAATCGACCTCGAGGTGATCCGCGAACCGACCTCGCTCGCGGTCGACGAACCCGGGATCGAACTGCTCGAGTCCCACCCCGGCCGGACGGACGTCGACGTCGTCTCTCGCGAAGAGAAAGCGCGCGCTCGCCGTCGCATCGCCGAGCGAGCGTACGGCAAGGGGTGGCGGACGTACGAGTTCCCGGGCTGTACCGCCTGCAGCGCGAAGCAAACTCAGAACGCGACCCTGCCTCACTGCGAGTGGCACGGCCGGATCGTCGACGCCAACGCCGAGTGTGGACCGTCGTGTCCGGGATACGAGCCCGGTTCGGCTCCGGACGTCGACCTCGAGGCCGAACGCGACCGGGAGACGGCGTGGCGGGCGGAGCCGGACGGCAGGCGGCGACGACAATCGGGATTAGACCAGTTTCGATAATCGCAATCGAGGTTCAGGGATTCGATGGCCGTTACTCGCTCGAGTCGAGTCGCGTCGGGACGAAAGAATGGACCACGAGAACGACGGTTCCGAGGAAGAGCCACAGTCCGAGCACGTCGTTTCCGCCGTGAAGAAACCCGACGGCCAGTGCTGCAAGGGCCAGGGCAGCTATCGCGGTCCGAATCGCATGGAGGGCGGTGACTATCTCCGAGTCGCTGGTTTCCGGCATGATCGAATACTGTAACCGTAATTAAATAAGTCCAAATGGTCGACCTTACAGCACGTACTCCTCGCCGTCGACCGCAAGCGGCTCCTCGAACGCCTCGTCGACCGGATAGTAGTGAGCGGCGTGGACCAGCCGCGTCCGATCGGCGTTCAAGTCCTCCGCGAGCGCGAGCGCGCCCTCTCGAGTCATGTGTTTCGTTCCGAACGTCCGGGGCACACCATCTGGCCCCTCGTGACGGCCGCCGACGGGGTGGTACTCGCAGAAGTCGGCGGGAACGATCGCGTCGGCCAACAGGAGGTCGGGATCGGCGAGCACCGCCCGCGATTCGGCGGGCACGTCGTAGCTCGTATCACCCGAGAGGGACAGCTTCGCGCCCGTCTCGGGATCTTCGATCGCGAGGCCGTAACAGAGCAGTGGCGGGTGTTCGACCGGAACCAGCGTCACGTCGAACCCGCACGTTCGGACCGGCTCGAGCGGCGTCGTCGGCTGTACCTCGAGCGCCCTGAGATAGTGATAGTCCTCGGCGACGGTCTCGGCGACGCTTTGGCCGGTCTGGGGATCGGTCTCGTCGGCCGCGTACACGTCGAGCGAGTCGAGAATCCGGAAGACGTTGCCCAGCCCGTCGAGGTGGTCGAAGTGGACGTGCGTGACGACGGCGGCGTCGGGAAGCGAGACGTCCTCCCGGAGGAACTGGTAGCGAAAGTCGGGGCTGAAATCGACCAGCAGCGCCTCGCCGGTTCGCTCGTTCGCGACGTGGACCGAGAACCGGGTGCGCTCGATTCCTCGTTCGCGGGCGGCCTCGCAGGTGTCACAGTCACAGCCGACGGTGGGCGTCCCTGTCGTATCGCCGGTTCCGAGCAGCGTTACTCGCATCGGTCCCGGTCAGACATACGAGACGCCCTCCTCGAGTGCCTCTTCGACGAGCGGATGCTCCTGCTGGTCCTCGAAGCGGTCGGCCGGGAGTACGTAGACTTCGACGACGACCTCGCGTTCGATGCCGACCGTCCTGCCGAGACGCTCGAGTCGTTGCTCGCGCTCCTCGAGCGTCGGTCCGTCGTCGCCTTCGTCGTCGAGAACGACCAGGAACTCGATCGACGAGTGGACGCCACGATCGTCGCCCCGCATGGCATCACCGAACGCAATGAGCCGATGGATCGAGTCGCCGTACTCGGCCTGTGCACGCTCGGCGAACGCTGTGGCAGCGTCACCGTCGCCGCCGTCGCCTGCCTGCTCGAGTCGCGTCTCCTCTCTCATTGTGGCCTCATTAGCAGTCGAACCGTAAGGACGTTGCCACTGGATTCTATAAGAACTCCCGAGAACAATTGCTATATTAGTAACATATGGGCGAGCGAATTATGAACGGCGGTGAGAGCGCAAAGATCGGTGTAACCTTCTACCTTGCCCTGATCCTGTGGTATCTCCTGCTCGTCGGAATCCGTTCACTATTCGCTGGCGACCTCACGGGGCCGTACGAAGGACCGTTCTTCGTCGCTCTCTACGGCAGTGTACCGCTCGTCGCAGGATGGGCTGGATTTACGGATAAAACGCTTCTCACCGCTGCTGTCGTCGCACTCGTCCCATTAGCAGTCCTTCTTACAGTTGGGCTGGTCGGTACTGTACTCGAGCCACTCGGCGGCGAACAGGAGCCGTACGCTCCCCTGCTCGTATATTTGTTCGCCTACCAACTCGTAGCGAGCGTACTACTCAGCGGACTCGGATATGGGATCGGATCGTATCTCGGCTGATTCTCGCTCGAGTCCGACCTGAGTGTTCTTTCACGACCTATCGGAGTTCGTCGCTGTCCCCGGGTTCGTACTCGTACTCCCGGAGCAGATCCGGTTCGACGTCGCGCAACACGGCTTCGTGGGTCGCCTCGAGCACGACCGGCGGCGCACAGCCGGCTTCCTCGGCCTCGAGCCATCTGCCCAGGCAGAGACACCAGCGATCACCCGGCTCGAGCCCCGGAAAGTCGAACTTGGGTTTCGGGGAGACGAGGTCGTTGCCCTGCGCTCGGCTGAACTCGAGGAATTCCTCGGTCATCACCGCACAGATCTCGTGTCGGCCGCGATCGGAGTCGACGCGCCGACAGCAGCCATCCCGCAGGAAGCCGGTCATCGGATCGGTGCTACATGGCTCGAGTTCGGTGCCGTAGACGTTGCGGTCGCCTCGCTCGTCGTCGCCCCGCGCTCCCGGATCGTCCGCCATACCCGCGACATCGACTGCCGGGTCCGAAAAGGCTGGTGCTGTGGCAGTTCTTTGCCGCCACCCGCTCGTTCCATCCGTGATCTTATTCCGCCCGGGCGTCAACGTCTGCCCGATGGACGGCGAAATCACCACCGACGAGGTCAAGGAACTCCTCGAGACAGACGCCGACGTCCGGATCGTCGACATCCGGGACCGGCCGAGTTTCGAGCGGAGCCACATTCCCGGGAGCGAGAACGTTCCGTTCCACGAACTCACGAACCGAGTCGAGGAGTTCGAGGGCGCAGACCGCATCGTCACCGTCTGCCCCCACGGAGAAGCGAGCGTCCAGGCCGCACGACTCATCGGCTCCTACGAGGGGATCGAGGATGCTCGCGTGGAGAGCATGGCCGGTGGCCTCGAGAAGTACGGAATGAAGTTCGGCCTCGTCCGCGAAGAACGCGAGGAGGAGTCGGCGGACGTCGAGTCGCCGTTCTGATCGAGTGCGGGTACCGTTCGAACGGCGACGCCTCTCGAGAGACCGATCGCTGTCGATGTTGGAAACAGTTGGAAGGATGTGCGACGGTGAGCCGCGGGTTCGGAAGTCGGCGTCTACCGCCGACCGGCTGCCCGACGGGTTCGAACTCGTCGGGCAGTAGGTTCGACGGTATCAGATCATCGCGGGCTCATGCGACGTTGAAGCCGCGATCCCGAAGGAACTCTTCGATGCGGCCGGTGTGGTTGCCCTGTAGTTCGATCTGGCCGTCTTCGACTGTGCCACCACAGGCGAACTTGGACTTGAGATCCGACGACAGGCTGTCCAGATCGACGTCCTTCGGATCGAATCCTTCGACGATCGTTACCTCTTTACCGTATCTGCGCTCGTCAATGCGGATGTTGAGTTGCTGTTGTCCCTTGGCCACGTCCTCGCAGACGCAGAGTTCCTCGGGCAGCCCGCACGTCGAGCAGACTTCCGACATTACGTTCCCTGCTACGAAATGGCCATATTAAACACTATCGGGACCCGCATGCCGTCGTGTGGTTCTTTTTGAGTGATCGCCTCAGTTTCGGGTTCGGCCCGCTCCTGGCAGGCGTTCTCGCGCAATTTCGTCGACGATTTCGATCGCACGGTCTGCCTCCTCGCGACTGATACCACCGCCGTAAACGGCACGTTCGTACCGCTCTAAGACGCGTTCGGTCCGGGGATCGAGACTGTTCTCCGCCGAGAGCACTGCCAGATAACTGCGTGCCGTTTCCTGCGGACGGCGCGGCCGGTACTCGTCCTCGAGCAGGGACTCGAGTCGTCGGAACGCGCGTTCGGCGTCCCGGTCGGGGTCGTCGGTCGGACGCTGCCAGTACCGACCGACCAGTCGGCGGGCCCTGACCGTGGCGTCGACCCGGTGGACGGTTGCGACTAGCCCGACCAGGAGGACGGACGCGATCACGATCATTTCGCGCGTAATCGGGACGGGGCTGGAGATGTCGTCGTCACCGCTCGTTCCCGGCAGTTCGTCGGGACCGGACGGAATGCCGTCGTCGGCTCCGGAATCGGAGTCGTTTACCGACGATTCCGTGCCGTTCGACTCCTCGTCGGCCCCCTCGTTCTCGTCGGGTTCGGGGTCGTCGACACCGTCGTCGCCGTCCTCGTCCTCGGAGTCGCCCGCGTCTCCGGGTTCGACCTGCGGTTCACTCTCGAGGCCGTCCGGATCCATGCTCTCGGTGGCCTCCTCGCGGGCGTCGGCGAGTCGCTCGGAGTGTTCCTCCTCGCGTGGCTGGGGTGGAGTCGGCTCGAACGCGACCCAGCCGTGATCGGGGAAGTAGACCTCGACCCAGGCGTGGGCGTCGGTCCCGCGGACGACGTACTCGTTACCGGTGCGTTCGCCGGCAGTGTACCCCGTGACGTATCTGGCCGGGATACCCTCGGTCCGGAGCATCTGGGTCATCGTCGTCGCGAAGTAGACGCAGTAGCCCTCGTCCATCTCGAGCAGGAACGCTTCGGCGACGTCGCCGTCGGGCTGTTCGACGTCGAGCGAGTAGTCGTTCGACGCGCGGAGATGGGTTTCGATCGCCGTCGCTTTCTCGTACGGCGTCTCCGCTTCCGCGTCGGCGGTAATCTCTGCGGTTCGTTCCTCGAACTCCGAAGAGAGGGTTTCCGGCGTCTGCAGGTAGTTCTCCTCGACTTCGTCGGGGTACTCCGTTCCCGCCGTTTGCATCTCTGCCGGGCTGGGATCGAGGATCGCGCTTTCGACGGAGTAGGTGTCTCCCTCGAGCAACGTCGTCGCGGGCCGGATCTGCCCGTGGGCCGATAGCTCGGTGTAGTCAGTGATGCCACCGTCGACGCCGACGGGCTGGGCGGCGGCAGGCATCACGCCCAGTTCCGTCTCGACGGTGACGGTCTGGTGCACTCGCTCGGCTGACCCGGGTGGTGCCTCGAGTGCCCCGTCCTCGAGGCCGTACGTCTGACCGGTCCGGACCCACTCGTCGCCGGTGTAGCGGTCGTAGACGCCCGTCCGCCAGTACGACGGCCGGTCCGATTCGACGGTAAAGCGGACCTCGGGCGAGAGATCCACCTGTCCGGAGATTCCCGACCGCTCGGAGGCCGAGTCGATCGTCCCCTCGAGCGTCCCGTCGCCTGCGCCACCGGCCGCGGGACTCGCGTTGCCCGTTCCGCCGGGGACGAACGTTACCGACAGCGAGAGCGCGACGATGATCGCGAACAGTACGGCCAGCAGGTCGGTCTGTGCGATCGAGCCGCCGCGTCGCTCGAGGTCGCCGAACGCGACCGTTCCGAGGGCGGCGAGGACGCCGACGAGCGTCACCGTCGTTTCGGCGTCGCCCGTCAGGACGAGAAAGACAAGTGCGAATCCACCGGGCAGAACGCTCAATGCGTAGCGGCCGCGAAGGGCGAGATACCACGAGAGAAAGACCGGCCCCGGCGCGAACCCGAGCGTCCAGATGCCGGCCTCGACCATCCGGAGCAACTCGAGGCCGGTCACGAGCGTGACGGTATCGACGGCCAGCGCCTCGAGCGCGTCGCCGGCCGAGAGAACCGCCTCGACGCCGACGCCGCTTTGCTCGAGGTAGTAACCGAAGCCGGCGGCGGCTGCGACGATCGCGAGCAGTATCGCCGTGCGTGGTCTGATCGCCCGCGCGAGCACCGTCGCCGCCAGGAGCATGCTGCCGACGAGCGCGAGCAACGTCCGTGTCCCGCCGACGACCTGCGTCACGTCCTGCAGGACGCTCACGTACGACGCCGTCAGGACCAGCACGCAGCCGAGCGCGAGAAGCCGAAACGCGTCGGGTCCGACCGTCCCGTCCGTCTCGAGCGAGACGACTCGCGTTCGGCCGGCCTTCTCCCGGCGCAGACCCGAACGCGAGTCCGTGTCGGTGCTCACGACACCACCTCCGTCGCGCCGCTCGCGTCGGACGCGTCGTGCTCGAGGCCGCTCTCGCTCTCCCGGGAGCCAGCGAGCCCCTCGAAGGGAAGCTCTCGTCCGTCGACGACGACTCGCGTTCCCGTCCCGTCCGCGGTCACGAGCACGTCGGCCTCGTCGCGGTCCCGGTCCGAAAGCTCGCCCGACTCGAGGACGGCGATCGTCCGGAGCAGGTCGCGATGGTGGCTCCGTCCCGCTTCGGGCCGGAACGCGTCGTCTTCGGTCCGGAGTCCGACTCGCAGTTCCGACTCGAGGAGGAACGTGACGACGCTCGCGAGTGCCTTCGCGAGGTCGTCGTCGTAGCCGGGCGCACACTCGGCTGCGACGACGGTGGCGTCACGGCCCGCGTCGGTGGCGTACTCCGTCACGAACAGTTCTCCGTCGGGTCGCTTCGCCGCGGACTTCCAGTGAACGTTCCGCAGCGAATCGCCGCGTCGATACTCCCGGAGGCGATCGAACTCCTCGCGCTCGTGTTCGAGATCCGCCCCGCGACCCTGGCTACTCGACGATTCGACGAGCGCCCGAAGTCTGTGGCCGCCACCACCGTGCAGGTCGACGGGGCGCGGATAGACGCACACGGACGTCGTCTCCTCGTACTCGAACCGCCGCTCGACGAGGCCGAACGCATCTCGGACGGTGATCGAAATCGGCCCCACCTCGTGAGCACCACGATCCCCGAGCGTCAGATCGTAGGAGACGGTGTTCGTCCCGGACTCGAGGTTGCTGTCCGCAACCGGTCCGTCCGATTCGTCCTCGGCCAGCGCCAGCCCGTCACCGATCGCCTCGCGGATCGTTGCCGATATCGATCGCTCACACTCCACGTCGATCGTCACGGTCCGTCGCTCGCCGATCGGACCGTCCGCGACGGCGTGGCGCCTGACCGTCGGCCGCTCGAACCGGAAGGTCAAGACGACGCCCGCTACCAGGACGACGGCAAGCGGCGTGACGACCGCGTTCAGCGCCCGCGGACCGTACTGCCAGCTCATCGCGACCGAGAACGCGACGACTGCGAGGGCCGTCCACCCCCTTCGCGTGAGTCTCATGGTGGCTCGACGGGGACGCGCTCGAGGGCGTCGGCGACGATCTCGTCGCCGCTTTTCGTGTTCCGACCAGCAGTTTCGATCCGATGGCTCAACACCACAGGAGCCTCGGTCTGGAGGTCGTCGGGGACGACGTACTCCCGGCCGTCGATCACGGCACGGGCCTGGGCCGCCCGAAGCAACGAGATCGTCGCGCGCGGGCTAGCACCGATGTGGGCGTGATCACGGGTGTAGCCGACCAGCCGGGTCGCGTACTCCCGGACGGGTTCCTCGACGCGAACGTTCGCGACCGTCTCGCGGGCGCGAACGACCGTCTCACGGTCGGTCACCGACTCGAGCGACTCGATCGGGTGGTTGCCGACCGTCCGACCGAGCAGTTCGGCCTCTTCGTCCGGGTCGGGGTAACCGAGTCGGAGTTTCTTCATGAACCGGTCGCGCTCGGCGAAGGGGAGTTCGTAGGTGCGGTCGGGATCGACCGCGTTCTGGGTCGCAATCACGGTGAAGGGATCGGGAAGCGACCGGGTCGTCCCGTCGACCGTCACCTGTTTCTCTTCCATCGCCTCGAGCAGCGCGGACTGGGTCTTCGGTGGCGCGCGGTTGATTTCGTCGCCCAGCAGGATATTGCCGAAGACGGGGCCGGGCTGGAACTCGAACTCTCGGCTCTTCTGGTTGAAGACGTTGACGCCGGTGACGTCGGACGGGAGGAGATCGGGCGTAAACTGGATTCGGCTGAACTGACAGTCGACGGAGGTCGCGATCGAACGCGCGAGCATCGTCTTGCCGACGCCGGGGACGTCGTCGAGCAGGACGTGTCCCCGGCCGAGCAACGCGACGACGACGTGTTCGATCGCGTCGTCGTGGCCGACGATCACGCGGGAGACGTTGTCCGTGACGTCGGTACACAGCGTCGACACTGTCGAGATGGGGAGAGGCTCCGGCTTCGACTGCGAGTCCCGGCTGGTCGATCCGGTCGTTCCGTCGGATACGGGCTCGGGTGCGTCGGTCATGGCTCGAGTCGACACCCTCCGTCTGCCGGACAGTCGGGGTGGCCACTGGATCGGCTGCCCTCTCGAGTGCGGGAGCGGACGGGCTGGCGGCGTCTCATGCGTTGTCTCACCTCGGGCACTCCGAAATATATGTTTTGTGTCAATATAGTTATTACTTGGGCCGAGAAGATCGATTGTGATAGTGAACGAGCGCCAGAAACTCGTCGCTTCCGGTTCCAGCAATCGACGCAGCCATCGCTACCCGGTTAGCGATCGTAAAACGATACCCCTGACTGGAACAGCTTACAGCCGTTCGACGTTCGTCGCGCGCGGGCCCTTCTCGGCCTGCTCGATGTCGAACTCGACTTCCTGACCTTCTTCGAGGTCGGGGCCGCCAACGTCTTCCATGTGGAAGAAAACGTCCTCGTCCGCGTCCTCAGTCTCGATGAAACCGTAGCCGCCAGTGTCGTTGAAGAATGCGACCGTACCTTGCGCCATTGCAGGTCTACAAAACCACGACTGAGATATAAATGTTCGGGGCCACTCGCGGGCACGGGCCGTCCGGCCGGGAGACGCGAAGCAATCGACGATCAGTCGTCGTCGGTTTTCGGATCGGGATCGGCGTCGTTCGAGGCAACCGCACTAGAACTCGGTACGTCGACTTCGTCTTCCTCTCGCAGGAACAGCGACCGCTGAGTTCCGAACGCGAGCGCCATCGAGGCGACGGCGATGAGCGTGATGACGGAGAACGGACCGCCGGTGATGATCGCTGCTGCTTGCAGGGCTTCGACACCGCCCGTAACGATGAGCAACGAAGCGAGCGCACCGATGAGAAAGCCCCAGATAATCCGGTTGACCGTCGATGGCTGGTGTGTCCCGCCCGTCGTGAGCATGCCGAGTGCGAGCGTCGACGAATCCGCAGACGTGATCAGAAAGAGGAGGACGAGCAGGAGAAACAGCGCCGTCAACAGCCCACCGAGCGGGAGCGCCTCGAAGAGCGGGTAGCCTGCACCCGCTTCGTCGTACGTCTGGATCGCAGAGAGCACGTCGGCCCGGCCGTCGTCCTGCAGGTAGATCGCCGTTCCGCCCATCGTCGCGAACCACGGGATCGTAATTCCAGTCGACGCGAGAACGCCCGTTGCAGCGACCTGGCGGACGGTACGTCCGCGCGAAATCCGCGCGATGAACAGCCCGACGAACGGGGTCCAGGAGAACCACCACGCCCAGTAGAAGATCGTCCAGTCCCCGACCCACCCGGAGACGCCACCGGTCCCGGTCTCGGCGGTTCCGGTGTAGAAACTCATCGGGATGAACTGGCTGATGTAGGTGCCCAGCGCTTCGGTTCCGATCGCCGTGATGAAGTTCGTCGGCCCGAGCAGGAAGGTTACGACCGTCAGTAGTCCGAACAGGGACAGGTTAACGTACGATATCCGGCGAATTCCCTTCTGGACCCCGAGCGCGACCGACGCCGTGAACGCGACGGTCATGCCGGTGATGATGAGGATCGTCCCCAGGTCGCCGACCGAGACGCCCATGGTCCACTCGAGACCGACCAGGAATTGGCTCCCGACCAGTCCGAGGGTCGTCGCGACTCCGCCGATCGTCGCGAACACCGCCAGGATGTCGACGGCTTTCGCGACGGGGGTATCGAGATTGTCGATGCCGATCCACGGTGCGAGCACCGTCGAAATTCGCATCGGCGCGTCGTAGCGATACGCACAGTAGGCGATCGGCAAGGCGACGACGACGTACGCTGTCCACGCGGAGACGCCCCAGTGGAAGAACGTGTACTGAATCGCGCCGACGGCTGCCTCGGAGGACTGCGACTGTGCTCCGACGAAAGGAGATACGTCGTCGTAGTGTGACACCGCCTCTGCCGGCCCCCAGAAGACGATACCAGCGGCGATTCCCGCCGAATACAGCATCGCGAAATAGGAGAGAAAGGCGAACTCCGGTTCTTCGTCTTCCTCGCCGAGCTTGATGTTCCCCCAGGGGCCGAAGATCAGGAAGATGACGAACACGACGAGAAAGAACATCACGAGCAGATACCACCAGCCGAACCCGGTCCAGATGACGTCGTTCGCGGCATCCATGTACCCCGCTGCCGTCGCCGGCCTGACGACGAACGCGACTACGGCAGCGACGGCAATCGCGAAGCCGACGCCGAAGACGACGGGATCGAGTTCCTCGAAAAACCCCTCGTCACCGTCCCGGTGATCTGTATCAGTCATCGGATCGTGCGATCGATACCGATCGTCGAACGTAGTCCAGAGGGCCAGCTACCGCCGTCTCTAGACGATCACCACTGGTCGTGACCGGACGAGGGGAGGAGTCTCGAGTCATGCCTGAGACCGTATACCGAGCGCGGGAAAGTGTACTGGGCTTGCACGAGAGAGCACCGTTCGGAGTAGCCGGTTCCAGTAGTACGTGTGGTCCTGCAATCACGCTCTATAGTGACAACTGCAACTAGTTACACACTGATCGCATAGCTGTCGTGCGATCAGGTGTGCATTGACTTGCAGTGGCTACTATAGCGGTTGTCCGATCGGTTTCTGAAGCAGTTTCGGGACCTGGACGGACAGCCATAGCTCACGGGCAAGATAGAACTGGAACGCCAATCCGAACAGCGCCCTACTCGCCGTCGGTCGTTTCTAGAGCCGATTTCTCGTCGATAGTGACTGCAGCCGTCGAGAACTCCTCGAGCAGCGTTTTGAGGCGAACAGACCGGTCGTGCAGGTCGGATGCGCTCTCCGAGACGGTCGAGATCGCTTCCGTCTGTTCGGTCGCGCTCTCGACGATTTCGTCGGCCTCGGTTGCGGTCGTCTCGCTCAGCGACGTCACGTCGTCGGCCATCGCGACCAGTTCTGCGGCGGAGTCGGCGATCGCGTCCGTCGCCTCGTCGATGTCCTGGACGCCGTCGTTAGCCTGCCGGACGTCGCTTTCGATCTCGCGGAACGCGGCGACCGAGTCCTCGATCGTTCCAGTTCCGTCCGCGACGCTCTCGCGCATCCCCTCCATTTCGTCGACGGTCGCTCCTGTGCGGTGCTGGACCGTCTCGATCAGTTCCTCGATCTCGTTCGCAGCGGTCTTGGTCTCGGCGGCGAGGCCCTTGACCTCCTCGGCGACGGTCGCGAACCCGCTGCCGTCACTGCTTCCACTGCCTCCCGCGTGTGCGGCCTCGATCGAGGCGTTCAGCGCGAGAATGCTCGTCTGATCGGCGATGTCCGTCACCGTACCGACGATCTCGTCGATCCGGTCGACCGCTTCCTCGAGCGTCCGCAGTTCCTCGAGCGCACTCTCCGCCCGTCTCTCGATCCGTTCCATCTCGTCGACGACGTCCTCGGCCGCGTCCATCCCCTCGCCGGCGCGCTCGGCTGCCTGCCGCGAGGTGTCGGCGACCGAGTCCGCGGTCGACGCGATCTCCTCGACGGTCGCCGACGTATCCTGAACCTCGCTCGCCATCGCCTCCATACGCTCGTTCTGTCGCTCCGCGACCGCCGTGATCTCCCGAATCGACTCGGTGACGCTGTCACTGCTCACCTCGAGGTCGGCACACTCGCCCTGCACTTCGTCGCTCGTCTCGGCCACCTCGCCCGCGAACGCGGCGATCGTCGCGACCGTTCGCTCGAGGTCCGCCACCATCTCGTTGAACGTCGTGGCGATCTCGGCCATCGGCTCGTTCTCCTCGTCTGGCTCGAGTCGCCGGGTCAGATCGCCGTCGGCACACGCTCCCATCACCTCGCAGTACTCGGCTGCCGTCCGCTCGAGGTGTTCGGTCTGTTCCTGTGCCTCCCTGCGAGCTTGCTCTGCCTGTTCTTTCGCTCGCTCGGCCTCCTGACGGGCGTCGTCGGCCTTCGTCTTCGCTCGCTCGGCTCGCTCGCGCTCCCGTTCGGACTCCTCGAGTTGCGTCACCAGCGAGTCACGCATATCGTCGATCGCCCCGTAAAGCTGGCCGATCTCGTCGGTGCGAGCGGTCTCGAGGTCGACGTCGTACTCGCCGTCGCGGATCGTGCCCGCCTGTCGCGAGAGCCGTCGAATCGACGTCGCGGTGTTTCGACCCACGACGACGCCGAAGACGCCGATCAGCGCGACCCCGGCGACCGTGATCAGGTAGCCGAACTGGTTGACCGTGTCGACGAACCCGAGGGCGTCGGCCCGACTCGTGTGGACGAGAACGGTCCAGTCGTCGTCGGTCGTGTGGTAGCCGACGACGTATCCGTCCGGCCTGAAATCGTACGGTGACTCCTGGAGACTTTCACTCGGCTGGCCGTCGATCGTCGTTGCGCCCGGTCCGCTCGAGTGCGCCTGGCTCTGGAGCGATTCGTACCCCTCGTACTCCTGCAGGAAACTTGCCGATGTCTCGTCGTCGTCGTA contains:
- a CDS encoding BCCT family transporter produces the protein MTDTDHRDGDEGFFEELDPVVFGVGFAIAVAAVVAFVVRPATAAGYMDAANDVIWTGFGWWYLLVMFFLVVFVIFLIFGPWGNIKLGEEDEEPEFAFLSYFAMLYSAGIAAGIVFWGPAEAVSHYDDVSPFVGAQSQSSEAAVGAIQYTFFHWGVSAWTAYVVVALPIAYCAYRYDAPMRISTVLAPWIGIDNLDTPVAKAVDILAVFATIGGVATTLGLVGSQFLVGLEWTMGVSVGDLGTILIITGMTVAFTASVALGVQKGIRRISYVNLSLFGLLTVVTFLLGPTNFITAIGTEALGTYISQFIPMSFYTGTAETGTGGVSGWVGDWTIFYWAWWFSWTPFVGLFIARISRGRTVRQVAATGVLASTGITIPWFATMGGTAIYLQDDGRADVLSAIQTYDEAGAGYPLFEALPLGGLLTALFLLLVLLFLITSADSSTLALGMLTTGGTHQPSTVNRIIWGFLIGALASLLIVTGGVEALQAAAIITGGPFSVITLIAVASMALAFGTQRSLFLREEDEVDVPSSSAVASNDADPDPKTDDD
- a CDS encoding methyl-accepting chemotaxis protein, whose protein sequence is MRGAIDLGTTVRRLIPSVVRQRYALKFGIVLLLLGLSIGGLGFVATEAITDSVAASALEDQEDAAVREAVAFDDWNDRNENFVVASAGAPVVQSGTNEEIETYLQEIYYDLPEERMHALYVDTETGDVLAGADADHETLEEMEFPTDLENDLSEHEIQRTEPYAMPDALGLAADEHPVVSYYVGVGDDRALVYTFVLSERLVDYTGDETVVTILDDDGRIVFDDRQLGYDDDETSASFLQEYEGYESLQSQAHSSGPGATTIDGQPSESLQESPYDFRPDGYVVGYHTTDDDWTVLVHTSRADALGFVDTVNQFGYLITVAGVALIGVFGVVVGRNTATSIRRLSRQAGTIRDGEYDVDLETARTDEIGQLYGAIDDMRDSLVTQLEESERERERAERAKTKADDARQEAERAKEQAEQARREAQEQTEHLERTAAEYCEVMGACADGDLTRRLEPDEENEPMAEIATTFNEMVADLERTVATIAAFAGEVAETSDEVQGECADLEVSSDSVTESIREITAVAERQNERMEAMASEVQDTSATVEEIASTADSVADTSRQAAERAGEGMDAAEDVVDEMERIERRAESALEELRTLEEAVDRIDEIVGTVTDIADQTSILALNASIEAAHAGGSGSSDGSGFATVAEEVKGLAAETKTAANEIEELIETVQHRTGATVDEMEGMRESVADGTGTIEDSVAAFREIESDVRQANDGVQDIDEATDAIADSAAELVAMADDVTSLSETTATEADEIVESATEQTEAISTVSESASDLHDRSVRLKTLLEEFSTAAVTIDEKSALETTDGE